A stretch of the Desulfobaccales bacterium genome encodes the following:
- a CDS encoding periplasmic heavy metal sensor: protein MDTWSRRLNVALLMVAVALALGLMALEVAYAQPGMGPRGAGLTPEQAQKIYELRQQFLKETEDLRQQMFTKRTELTNLWAAENPDEKQIRVKQQEINALRDKIQAIALKYQTQARKIAPNASFGWGGKKGMRGGPWTMW from the coding sequence ATGGATACGTGGTCTCGGCGTTTAAACGTGGCGTTGCTGATGGTGGCGGTGGCCCTGGCTCTGGGCTTGATGGCCCTGGAGGTGGCCTATGCCCAGCCCGGCATGGGTCCCCGGGGGGCCGGCCTGACGCCGGAACAGGCGCAGAAAATCTATGAGCTGCGCCAGCAGTTTCTGAAGGAGACCGAGGATCTGCGCCAGCAGATGTTCACCAAGCGCACTGAACTGACCAACCTCTGGGCTGCGGAGAACCCGGATGAGAAGCAGATCCGGGTCAAGCAGCAGGAGATCAACGCCCTGCGGGACAAGATCCAGGCCATCGCGCTGAAATACCAGACCCAGGCCCGAAAGATCGCGCCCAATGCCTCGTTCGGCTGGGGCGGCAAGAAGGGCATGCGCGGCGGCCCCT